The Streptomyces phaeolivaceus genome has a window encoding:
- a CDS encoding ISAs1 family transposase, with amino-acid sequence MLEKLGPLDADRIADLRPYLESVPDPRSRRGRWYSLTAILLVCACAAVCGAKSIDELAEFGERATNSLLASLGIRRHLLGWRRSPKPVTLGRVLQALDGDALDQAVGAYLADRHRITASADMPETRSRQVIAVDGKSLKGSARLDTPRRHLLSAVTHDRVATIAQVEVGAKTNEVRHFKPLLAPLDLADTVVTFDALHSVKANITWLVETKKAHYIAVIKTNQPTAHAQLAALPWTSIKVQHTAAATAHGRRESRSVKTCAIADNLGGIAFPHAHLAIRVHRRRKPTGRPETRENVYAVTSLAAHQTRPADLAAAIREHWGIENSSHYIRDVTFAEDASTIHTGTAPRAMATLRNLAIGTLKILGADNIAKTTRALRHEPERALAILGITNNPNTHGT; translated from the coding sequence GTGCTGGAAAAACTGGGTCCGCTGGATGCGGACCGGATCGCTGACCTGCGTCCCTACCTCGAATCGGTCCCGGATCCGCGCTCACGCCGGGGCAGGTGGTACTCGCTGACGGCGATCTTGCTGGTGTGTGCCTGTGCGGCCGTCTGCGGCGCGAAGAGCATCGACGAACTCGCCGAGTTCGGCGAGCGGGCCACGAATTCGCTGCTGGCATCCCTCGGGATACGCCGTCACCTGCTCGGCTGGCGGCGCAGCCCCAAACCGGTCACTCTCGGACGCGTCCTTCAGGCACTTGACGGCGACGCCCTGGACCAGGCGGTGGGCGCCTACCTGGCCGACCGGCACCGCATCACCGCGTCCGCGGACATGCCCGAGACCCGATCGCGGCAGGTCATCGCCGTGGACGGCAAGTCCCTCAAGGGCTCAGCCCGCCTGGACACGCCGCGCCGTCACCTGCTCTCGGCGGTCACCCACGACCGCGTCGCCACGATCGCCCAGGTCGAAGTCGGTGCGAAAACCAACGAAGTACGCCACTTCAAGCCCCTGCTGGCACCGCTCGACCTCGCCGACACCGTCGTCACCTTCGACGCCCTCCACTCGGTGAAGGCCAACATCACCTGGCTGGTCGAGACGAAGAAAGCCCACTACATCGCCGTCATCAAGACCAACCAGCCCACCGCCCACGCCCAGCTCGCCGCCCTGCCCTGGACCTCGATCAAGGTCCAGCACACCGCCGCGGCCACCGCCCACGGCCGCCGCGAGTCCCGCTCGGTCAAAACCTGCGCCATCGCCGACAACCTCGGCGGCATCGCTTTCCCCCACGCCCACCTCGCCATCCGGGTCCACCGCCGCCGCAAGCCCACAGGCCGGCCCGAAACCCGCGAGAACGTCTACGCGGTCACCAGCCTCGCCGCCCACCAAACCCGCCCCGCCGACCTCGCCGCCGCCATCCGCGAGCACTGGGGCATCGAGAATTCCTCCCACTACATCCGGGATGTCACGTTCGCCGAGGACGCCTCGACCATTCACACCGGCACCGCACCCCGCGCCATGGCCACCCTCCGCAACCTCGCCATCGGCACCCTGAAGATCCTCGGAGCCGACAACATAGCCAAGACCACCCGAGCCCTCCGCCACGAACCCGAACGAGCACTCGCCATCCTGGGCATCACCAACAATCCGAACACACACGGAACTTGA
- a CDS encoding relaxase/mobilization nuclease, giving the protein MIPRLHERTHTPHDPLAEALGRPVSPNEGLTQYTVVAHWPGLDYFTLDDEQKTWTSVQWAEHLEDPYLEHPFAASPDDDRRAILHLDVRLHPDGRELTGPEWAETAHRLARVAGIEIPGKEHGCRWIAVQAQPGRLDLIANLIHLDGAWHASPTDILRRLSDEARRIERDRHLLPVRTGSAARPAIRTAPTASAQFASVLAQLADEQAGPLATVRGLVEHTAHRIARQPGAAGTDTAHRLELIARRLHAIQQDLDSTAAQLVQPRVAAVPPAARHTTHRSP; this is encoded by the coding sequence GTGATTCCCCGCCTCCATGAGCGGACCCACACGCCGCACGACCCGCTCGCCGAGGCACTGGGGCGGCCAGTTTCGCCGAATGAGGGCCTGACGCAGTACACGGTCGTCGCCCACTGGCCGGGCCTGGATTACTTCACCCTGGACGACGAGCAGAAGACCTGGACATCGGTCCAGTGGGCCGAGCACCTCGAAGACCCGTACCTGGAGCACCCGTTCGCCGCCAGCCCGGACGACGACCGGCGGGCGATCCTCCACCTCGACGTCCGGCTTCACCCGGACGGCCGGGAGCTGACCGGCCCCGAGTGGGCCGAGACCGCCCACCGGCTCGCCCGCGTTGCCGGCATCGAGATTCCCGGCAAGGAGCACGGCTGCCGGTGGATCGCCGTTCAGGCCCAGCCCGGACGCCTCGACCTGATCGCCAACCTGATCCACCTCGACGGCGCGTGGCACGCCTCGCCCACGGACATCCTGCGGCGCCTCTCGGACGAGGCGCGCCGCATCGAGCGGGACCGCCACCTGCTCCCCGTCCGCACCGGATCCGCGGCGCGGCCCGCCATCCGCACGGCGCCCACGGCATCGGCCCAGTTCGCGAGCGTCCTAGCGCAACTCGCCGACGAGCAGGCCGGCCCGCTGGCCACGGTCCGCGGACTGGTCGAGCACACCGCGCACCGGATCGCCCGCCAGCCCGGCGCCGCCGGAACCGACACGGCGCACCGCCTGGAGCTGATCGCCCGCCGCCTCCACGCCATCCAGCAGGACCTGGACAGTACCGCCGCGCAGCTGGTCCAGCCGCGGGTCGCCGCCGTACCGCCCGCCGCCCGGCACACCACCCACCGATCACCGTAG
- a CDS encoding vWA domain-containing protein, which yields MSAHHHVQSPATIRDDDADLARWDDDGAPPAQPRSSPDAWLRVGAELGDRLVDLSGRQDLLVTCRPGTRSGAPAAFFPTLGEVEFDAGLFAPLQPHEIHPRIVGDEERYPAAWGVFVHEAAHAAHSVWTQPAGADPRVVEAALLLEESRVEGAHLITRPTDRTYLRTSARILVMPDIAHPTLQGIEHAAGVAALVLGRRDVGILDAGETRAVADLCEKVLGADLLATLTRIWTAAHRCADHDATTMLAHGQKWCDALDAAAPALPVPENLTDLLSGAVGVVMDSTAATDAADLAAQAAATNAMAAQSKAQAQDRAQRAGRRRKAAATAKSVFNARGTTVTPDGTPAPSGNPVTGTRKPTAAEQGAAARLSRALRAAAYRERTEERTTSPTPPGRLHMRAALARDAQRAAGSVPTAEPFTHTRRRNSPTPPLRVGIAVDVSGSMRAACAPVASAAWIVARAAALTDPDSLTATIAYDRHLTALTRPTHRAPERVTTFEANGGHHNLGDAIDALDHGLELSRPGAGRLLVIVTDARYRSDETASAVTLVKQLTTAGCAVLQLTLTAKSHHLPGTTLLHLPRPSSAPVAIATAATDAIRRTR from the coding sequence TTGAGCGCCCACCACCACGTCCAGTCCCCCGCCACCATCCGGGACGACGACGCCGACCTCGCGCGCTGGGACGACGACGGCGCCCCGCCCGCGCAACCCCGTTCCTCCCCTGACGCGTGGCTGCGCGTGGGAGCCGAACTCGGCGACCGGCTGGTCGACCTCTCCGGCCGCCAGGACCTCCTCGTCACCTGCCGCCCCGGCACGCGCAGCGGTGCACCGGCCGCGTTCTTCCCCACTCTGGGCGAGGTCGAGTTCGACGCCGGCCTGTTCGCCCCGCTCCAGCCTCACGAGATCCATCCGCGGATCGTGGGCGACGAGGAGCGGTATCCCGCCGCCTGGGGAGTGTTCGTCCACGAGGCCGCGCACGCGGCCCACTCCGTCTGGACGCAGCCTGCCGGAGCGGACCCCCGTGTCGTCGAGGCCGCGCTCCTGCTGGAGGAGAGCCGTGTCGAAGGCGCGCATCTGATCACGCGGCCCACGGACCGCACGTACCTGCGCACCAGTGCCCGAATCCTGGTCATGCCCGACATCGCCCACCCCACGCTCCAGGGCATCGAGCACGCCGCCGGCGTGGCGGCTCTGGTCCTCGGCCGCCGTGACGTCGGCATCCTGGACGCCGGCGAGACCCGGGCCGTCGCCGATCTGTGCGAGAAGGTGCTGGGCGCAGACCTGTTGGCCACCCTCACCCGCATCTGGACCGCAGCCCACCGGTGCGCCGACCACGACGCCACGACCATGCTCGCGCACGGTCAAAAATGGTGCGACGCTCTGGACGCCGCAGCCCCCGCCCTGCCCGTGCCGGAGAACCTCACCGATCTGCTGTCCGGCGCCGTGGGGGTCGTCATGGACAGCACGGCCGCCACCGACGCCGCCGACCTCGCGGCACAGGCCGCAGCGACCAACGCCATGGCCGCGCAGTCCAAGGCGCAGGCTCAGGACCGCGCCCAGCGGGCCGGCCGACGACGCAAAGCCGCCGCCACCGCCAAGTCGGTCTTCAACGCCCGTGGCACCACCGTCACCCCCGACGGCACACCGGCGCCCTCCGGCAACCCGGTCACCGGCACCCGCAAACCGACCGCCGCAGAGCAGGGTGCCGCCGCGCGCCTGAGCCGCGCCCTGCGTGCCGCCGCCTACCGCGAGCGGACCGAGGAACGGACCACCAGCCCCACCCCGCCCGGCCGCCTCCACATGCGCGCGGCCCTCGCCCGCGACGCTCAGCGCGCGGCCGGTTCGGTCCCCACCGCGGAGCCGTTCACCCATACCCGCCGCCGGAACTCCCCCACCCCACCGCTGCGTGTGGGTATCGCCGTCGACGTCTCCGGCTCCATGCGTGCCGCCTGCGCGCCCGTCGCGTCCGCTGCCTGGATCGTGGCACGCGCCGCAGCCCTGACCGACCCCGACTCCCTCACCGCCACCATCGCCTACGACAGGCACCTGACCGCACTGACCCGACCCACCCACCGAGCACCAGAGCGCGTGACGACGTTCGAAGCCAACGGCGGCCACCACAACCTCGGCGACGCCATCGACGCACTCGACCACGGCCTCGAACTCAGCCGCCCCGGCGCCGGCCGCCTCCTCGTGATCGTCACCGACGCCCGGTACCGCAGCGACGAAACCGCTTCTGCCGTCACCCTCGTCAAGCAGCTCACGACCGCCGGCTGCGCCGTACTCCAGCTCACCCTCACCGCGAAATCCCACCACTTGCCGGGGACCACCTTGCTGCACCTGCCTCGGCCCTCCAGCGCTCCCGTCGCCATCGCCACGGCGGCCACAGACGCCATCCGCAGGACACGCTGA